The following proteins are co-located in the Bradyrhizobium sp. AZCC 2176 genome:
- the rlmN gene encoding 23S rRNA (adenine(2503)-C(2))-methyltransferase RlmN: MSLSSSLAPLEKVPLETFVPPAKPSLIGLSRAEIADRLGEIGVAPAQRKMRTQQLWHWMYVRGAKAFDEMTSISKDMRAELEQHFTVDRPEVVAEQISSDGTRKWLLRLPSGDAFQKAHEVECVYIPETDRGTLCVSSQVGCTLNCSFCHTGTQRLVRNLTAGEIVGQIMVARDRLNDWADRETPTGSRLVTNVVMMGMGEPLYNFDAVRDALLIVADNEGIGISRRRITLSTSGVVPNIIRTGDEIGVMLAISLHAVRDELRNELVPLNRKYPIAELLQACRDYPGSSNARRITFEYVMLKGVNDSMDDAKLLVKLLKGIPAKINLIPFNPWPGTKYECSDWEQIEKFSEYIFNAGYSSPVRTPRGRDILAACGQLKSETEKLSARERQALRAMAMTD; this comes from the coding sequence ATGTCGCTTTCATCTTCCCTGGCGCCTCTCGAAAAGGTTCCGCTTGAAACCTTTGTGCCGCCGGCAAAGCCCTCGCTGATCGGCCTGTCGCGCGCCGAGATCGCCGACCGGCTGGGCGAGATCGGCGTTGCGCCCGCGCAGCGCAAGATGCGCACACAGCAGCTCTGGCACTGGATGTATGTCCGCGGCGCCAAGGCGTTCGACGAGATGACCAGCATCTCGAAGGACATGCGCGCAGAGCTCGAGCAGCATTTTACCGTCGATCGCCCCGAAGTGGTGGCCGAGCAGATTTCCAGCGACGGGACCCGCAAATGGCTGTTGCGCCTGCCGAGCGGTGATGCATTTCAGAAGGCGCATGAGGTCGAGTGCGTCTACATTCCCGAAACCGATCGCGGCACGCTCTGCGTTTCCTCGCAGGTCGGCTGCACGCTGAATTGCTCGTTCTGCCACACCGGCACGCAGCGGCTGGTACGCAATCTCACGGCCGGCGAAATCGTCGGCCAGATCATGGTGGCGCGCGACCGCCTCAACGACTGGGCCGATCGCGAGACGCCGACCGGCAGCCGCCTCGTCACCAATGTGGTGATGATGGGCATGGGCGAGCCGCTGTATAATTTCGACGCGGTGCGCGATGCCTTGCTGATCGTTGCCGACAATGAAGGCATCGGCATTTCCCGCAGGCGCATCACGCTGTCGACCTCGGGCGTGGTGCCGAACATCATCCGCACCGGCGACGAAATCGGCGTCATGCTGGCGATCTCGCTGCATGCCGTGCGGGACGAACTGCGCAACGAGCTGGTGCCGCTGAACCGCAAATATCCGATCGCGGAATTGCTGCAGGCCTGCCGCGACTATCCGGGCTCGTCGAACGCGCGGCGCATCACCTTCGAATATGTGATGCTCAAGGGCGTCAACGATTCCATGGATGATGCCAAACTGCTGGTGAAGCTGCTCAAGGGTATTCCGGCGAAAATCAATTTGATCCCGTTCAACCCGTGGCCGGGCACAAAGTACGAGTGCTCGGACTGGGAGCAGATCGAAAAATTCTCCGAATACATCTTCAACGCCGGCTACTCCTCGCCGGTCCGCACCCCGCGCGGCCGCGACATTCTTGCCGCCTGCGGCCAGTTGAAGTCGGAGACCGAAAAACTGTCCGCGCGCGAGCGCCAGGCACTGCGCGCCATGGCGATGACGGATTGA
- a CDS encoding invasion associated locus B family protein encodes MLRILTFLVAIAALCEATSLAQAQGTASKGARDSAKEAAKPAPAPAPAAKPTAAKPAKPEPAATAAAGGAEPTLIGQYGTWGAYTATPNGRKVCFALAKPSSSKTNPPNRPRDPAYAFVSSRPAEKVVNEVSIMIGYALKPGSESFLEVGGSSYAMYTQGDGLWIKNAAEEEQMVSAMRKSAEVTVKGVSAKGTETTDVFSLKGLSQALDRLAQDCKR; translated from the coding sequence GTGTTGCGAATACTGACATTTCTGGTTGCGATTGCGGCGTTGTGTGAGGCGACATCCCTCGCGCAAGCACAGGGCACTGCTTCGAAGGGTGCCAGGGATTCGGCAAAGGAAGCGGCCAAGCCTGCGCCTGCGCCAGCACCGGCGGCAAAGCCGACGGCGGCCAAGCCTGCTAAGCCGGAACCGGCGGCGACCGCCGCTGCCGGCGGTGCGGAACCTACCTTGATTGGTCAGTACGGCACTTGGGGCGCCTACACGGCGACGCCAAACGGCAGGAAGGTTTGCTTCGCGTTGGCAAAGCCATCGTCATCCAAAACCAATCCGCCGAATCGTCCGCGCGATCCAGCCTACGCTTTCGTCTCGTCGCGTCCGGCAGAGAAAGTCGTCAACGAGGTTTCGATCATGATCGGCTACGCGCTGAAGCCGGGTTCGGAATCCTTTCTCGAGGTCGGCGGCTCGTCCTATGCGATGTATACCCAGGGCGACGGGCTCTGGATCAAGAACGCCGCGGAGGAAGAGCAGATGGTCAGCGCCATGCGCAAATCCGCTGAAGTCACCGTCAAGGGCGTTTCGGCCAAAGGCACCGAGACCACGGACGTGTTCTCGCTGAAGGGACTGTCCCAGGCGCTCGACCGGCTGGCGCAGGACTGCAAGCGCTAA
- a CDS encoding SDR family oxidoreductase — protein MFEKGLLAGKRILVTGGGSGLGAAMGRRFVELGAELIICGRRLELLEATAARMRSEFGGKVGVISCDIRDSAAVDAMMEEIWREAPIDVLVNNAAATFIAQTEHLSPRAADAILAPTLHGAMYCTLAAGRRWIDGKHGGVVLSILSTSTITGRAFTVPSAMAKSAVLAMTRSLAVEWGPKGVRTVAIAPGAFPTPGASGQLRPEGRDESWAQRNPLGRAGEHGELADLASFLISDRAGYINGEMVVQDGGAHLRSSGAEDLLQWTDAQWQKQRERRSKG, from the coding sequence ATGTTTGAAAAGGGCTTGCTGGCGGGAAAGCGGATATTGGTCACCGGTGGCGGTTCGGGGCTCGGGGCTGCGATGGGACGCCGCTTCGTCGAGCTCGGCGCCGAGTTGATCATTTGCGGCCGCCGGCTCGAATTGCTGGAGGCGACGGCCGCGCGGATGCGCAGCGAATTCGGCGGCAAGGTCGGCGTGATCAGTTGCGATATCCGCGACAGTGCGGCGGTCGATGCCATGATGGAAGAGATATGGCGCGAGGCGCCCATCGACGTGCTGGTTAACAATGCCGCCGCGACCTTCATCGCGCAGACCGAGCATCTGTCGCCGCGGGCGGCGGATGCGATCCTGGCGCCGACGCTGCACGGCGCGATGTATTGCACGCTCGCTGCGGGAAGGCGCTGGATCGACGGCAAGCACGGCGGCGTAGTGCTGAGCATCCTTTCGACCTCAACGATCACCGGCCGCGCCTTCACGGTGCCCTCGGCGATGGCGAAATCCGCCGTGCTCGCGATGACCCGAAGCCTTGCGGTGGAATGGGGACCCAAGGGTGTGCGCACGGTCGCGATCGCGCCCGGCGCGTTTCCGACGCCTGGCGCTTCGGGTCAGCTCCGCCCCGAGGGCCGCGATGAAAGCTGGGCGCAACGCAATCCGCTCGGCCGCGCCGGCGAGCATGGCGAACTTGCTGACTTGGCGAGCTTTCTGATTTCGGACCGGGCCGGTTACATCAATGGCGAGATGGTGGTGCAGGATGGCGGCGCCCATTTGCGCAGTTCCGGCGCCGAGGATTTGTTGCAATGGACCGATGCGCAGTGGCAAAAGCAGCGCGAGCGCCGCTCCAAGGGCTGA
- a CDS encoding NADPH:quinone oxidoreductase family protein gives MKAILCSQYCQPDDLVLADVPDPVAEPGQAVIAIKAAALNFFDILMIQGKYQIKPPFPFSPAAEVAGVIESVGAGVTDLKVGDRVVASCGHNGAREKIALPATSIVKIPDNLDFDRAAGIIIIYGTALHALEDRASPKPGETLAVLGAAGGTGLAACELGKLMGLKVIACASSDEKLEFAKAHGAELTLNYSKEDLKEGLRRLTGGKGVDIIFDPVGGTYAEAALRSIAWEGRFLVIGFAAGDIPKMPLNLALLKGCDIRGVFWGAWTRVNPEKNRANLEKLVKWTAEGKISSHVDRTFPLAQTAEALKVLAGRKAMGKVILHP, from the coding sequence ATGAAAGCCATTCTCTGCTCGCAATATTGCCAACCCGACGACCTCGTGCTGGCCGACGTCCCCGATCCGGTGGCCGAACCGGGACAGGCCGTGATTGCGATCAAGGCCGCGGCACTGAATTTCTTCGACATCCTGATGATCCAGGGCAAGTACCAGATCAAGCCGCCATTCCCGTTTTCGCCGGCCGCCGAGGTTGCCGGCGTGATCGAAAGCGTCGGTGCCGGCGTCACCGACCTGAAGGTCGGCGACCGCGTGGTCGCGTCCTGCGGCCACAACGGCGCACGCGAAAAGATCGCACTGCCCGCAACCTCCATCGTGAAAATTCCCGACAATCTGGATTTCGATCGCGCCGCAGGCATCATCATCATCTACGGCACGGCGCTGCACGCGCTGGAAGACCGCGCCAGCCCAAAGCCCGGTGAGACGCTTGCGGTGCTGGGCGCGGCCGGCGGCACCGGCCTTGCGGCCTGCGAACTCGGCAAGCTGATGGGGTTGAAGGTGATTGCCTGCGCGTCATCGGATGAGAAGCTCGAATTTGCCAAGGCGCATGGCGCCGAGCTTACGCTGAACTACAGCAAGGAAGACCTGAAAGAGGGCTTGCGCCGGCTCACCGGCGGCAAGGGCGTCGACATCATCTTCGATCCGGTCGGCGGCACTTACGCCGAAGCCGCATTGCGCTCGATCGCCTGGGAAGGCCGCTTCCTGGTGATCGGCTTTGCCGCTGGCGACATTCCGAAGATGCCGCTCAACCTCGCACTGCTCAAGGGCTGCGATATCCGCGGCGTGTTCTGGGGCGCATGGACCAGGGTCAACCCGGAGAAGAACCGCGCCAACCTGGAAAAGCTCGTGAAGTGGACCGCGGAAGGCAAGATCTCCTCGCACGTCGATCGCACTTTTCCGCTGGCGCAAACCGCCGAAGCGCTGAAGGTGCTCGCCGGCCGTAAGGCGATGGGCAAGGTGATCCTGCATCCCTGA
- a CDS encoding TAXI family TRAP transporter solute-binding subunit — MRHLFGMALLAMTMVCGSTVRAAETEYDPAKVSDSLKAIFQFGSVATKQALNQNTVTLISGTIGGTYVQFGADLASVLDDGNKLRVLPIVGRGSVQSVADILFLQGVDLGIVRADTLDYLEKKGFAKDIKKQFTYVTKLYNEEMYVLSSKSVTNMSQLNGKKVSVDLPNGGTFVTAAIVFERLGIKPNFVYIEQRIAMEKMRAGEIDAVVAVGGKPYKSVAAFKDDRFHLVPVDYAKPLQTDYLPATLTSKDYPNLIAEGGRVDTIAVPAVLAAYNWAPNTDRYRKLSQFVDAFFTKFPAFQNPPFHPKWKEVSLSAPLPDWQRLPVAEQWLKSHNVEAVSRARFDEFLKQSPATAANVKSDADKEALFKQFQAWEAERSARAQVPQPAQR, encoded by the coding sequence ATGCGACATTTGTTCGGAATGGCATTGCTTGCCATGACAATGGTTTGCGGCTCGACGGTTCGGGCCGCCGAGACCGAATACGATCCGGCCAAGGTCAGCGACAGTCTGAAAGCGATTTTTCAATTCGGTTCGGTCGCCACCAAGCAGGCGCTGAACCAGAACACGGTCACGCTGATCTCGGGAACGATCGGCGGCACCTATGTGCAGTTCGGTGCCGATCTGGCTTCCGTGCTCGACGACGGAAACAAGTTGCGCGTACTTCCGATCGTCGGGCGCGGCTCTGTGCAGAGCGTGGCCGACATCCTGTTCCTGCAGGGCGTCGACCTCGGCATCGTGCGGGCCGATACGCTGGACTATCTCGAGAAAAAGGGCTTCGCGAAGGACATCAAGAAGCAGTTCACCTATGTGACCAAGCTCTACAACGAAGAGATGTACGTCCTCTCATCGAAATCGGTCACCAATATGAGCCAGCTGAACGGCAAAAAGGTCAGTGTCGACCTTCCGAACGGCGGCACCTTTGTCACCGCGGCGATCGTGTTCGAACGGCTCGGCATCAAGCCGAACTTCGTCTACATCGAACAGCGCATCGCGATGGAGAAAATGAGGGCCGGCGAAATCGACGCGGTGGTGGCCGTCGGCGGCAAGCCGTACAAATCCGTCGCGGCATTCAAGGACGACCGCTTCCATCTGGTCCCGGTCGACTATGCGAAGCCACTGCAGACCGACTATTTGCCGGCCACCCTGACCTCCAAGGATTATCCCAACCTGATCGCGGAAGGCGGGCGCGTCGACACCATCGCAGTGCCGGCGGTGCTGGCCGCCTACAACTGGGCGCCGAACACGGATCGCTATCGCAAGCTCTCGCAGTTCGTGGATGCGTTCTTCACGAAGTTTCCGGCGTTCCAGAACCCGCCATTCCATCCGAAATGGAAGGAAGTCTCGCTGTCGGCGCCATTGCCCGATTGGCAGCGCCTGCCGGTCGCCGAGCAATGGCTCAAGAGCCACAACGTCGAGGCCGTGTCGCGGGCCAGGTTTGATGAATTCCTGAAACAGAGCCCGGCGACCGCGGCAAACGTCAAGTCGGACGCGGACAAGGAAGCCCTGTTCAAGCAATTCCAGGCCTGGGAGGCTGAGCGAAGCGCGAGGGCGCAGGTTCCCCAGCCGGCGCAGCGCTAG
- a CDS encoding YkvA family protein yields the protein MASSDHTAGFDPADRLAQDRESVRRRFWIKFKQVVAQLPFAEDLLAAYYCAFDKQTPRHVQAALLGAVAYFILPFDFMPDMLPLLGFTDDAAVLATAIRMVAGHITQEHRDAARAALKRGIDAAEVTE from the coding sequence ATGGCATCGTCCGATCACACCGCAGGTTTCGACCCGGCCGACCGGCTGGCGCAGGACCGTGAGAGCGTGCGTCGGCGCTTCTGGATCAAGTTCAAGCAGGTGGTGGCGCAGCTTCCCTTCGCCGAAGACCTGCTCGCAGCCTACTACTGTGCGTTCGACAAACAGACGCCGCGTCACGTGCAGGCGGCGCTGCTCGGCGCCGTCGCCTATTTCATTCTGCCGTTCGATTTCATGCCGGACATGCTGCCGCTGCTCGGCTTTACCGACGATGCCGCCGTACTGGCCACCGCCATCCGCATGGTTGCGGGCCACATCACGCAGGAGCATCGCGATGCCGCCCGCGCCGCGCTGAAGCGCGGGATCGACGCCGCTGAAGTGACGGAATAG
- a CDS encoding 4a-hydroxytetrahydrobiopterin dehydratase, producing MMAERLSAEARKSALAELPGWSQTPGREAIARTFIFKDFNEAFGFMSRAALMAEKNDHHPEWKNVYKTVDVVLATHDAGGVTRLDIELAKAMNAIAKQLGVT from the coding sequence ATCATGGCGGAACGGCTGTCGGCAGAGGCGCGGAAATCGGCGCTGGCGGAACTTCCCGGCTGGTCCCAAACGCCGGGGCGCGAGGCGATTGCGCGGACCTTTATCTTCAAGGATTTCAACGAAGCCTTCGGATTCATGTCCCGCGCCGCCCTGATGGCGGAAAAGAACGACCATCACCCGGAATGGAAGAACGTCTACAAGACCGTGGACGTGGTGCTGGCGACTCACGACGCCGGTGGCGTGACCCGGCTCGATATCGAACTGGCCAAGGCGATGAATGCGATCGCGAAGCAGTTGGGCGTCACCTGA